In a single window of the Daphnia carinata strain CSIRO-1 chromosome 4, CSIRO_AGI_Dcar_HiC_V3, whole genome shotgun sequence genome:
- the LOC130687420 gene encoding target of rapamycin complex subunit lst8-like, with translation MGNNNGDQVILATGGYDHSIKFWQAHSGVCTRTVTHPESQVNALDITPDSQLLAAAGYQHIRMYEINSSNPNPIVNYEGISRNVTAVGFHEDGHWMYTGGEDCSARVWDLRTRNLQCSRIFQVTAPVNCVCLHPNQGELLVGDQSGVIHIWDLRTDHNEQLIPEQDASIQDISIDSSANFMAAINNKGNCYVWSLTPGTKLPDGEEGSTPTQLRPKSRLLAHKRYGLKCKFSPDAKYLATTSADQTAKLWRTSDFTLHSTLQTENQRWVWDIAFSADSQYAITASSDNTARLWSIETSEIAKEYIGHQKAVTSLAFQDGTP, from the exons ATGGGTAATAACAACGGAGATCAAGTGATACTTGCGACAGGAGGCTATGATCACTCGATCAAATTTTGGCAAGCACACAGCGGTGTGTGCACTCGTACCGTAACGCATCCCGAGTCCCAAGTCAATGCACTTGACATTACTCCCGACAGCCAGCTTTTGGCAGCTGCTGGATATCAACATATTCGCATGTACGAAATCAACTCATCCAATCCGAATCCCATAGTTAATTACGAAGGTATATCGCGAAATGTTACGGCTGTTGGTTTTCATGAAGATGGACATTGGATGTACACTGGAGGAGAGGACTGTTCTGCGAGAGTTTGGGACCTGAG AACAAGGAATTTACAATGCTCTAGAATATTTCAAGTCACAGCTCCTGTAAATTGTGTTTGCTTGCATCCAAACCAAGGAGAATTATTGGTAGGCGATCAGAGTGGTGTCATCCATATCTG GGATCTGCGAACAGATCACAATGAACAACTG ATTCCAGAGCAAGATGCATCAATCCAAGACATTTCAATTGATTCTTCTGCAAATTTCATGGCAGCCATCAATAATAAG GGTAACTGCTATGTTTGGAGCTTAACTCCTGGTACCAAACTACCTGATGGAGAAGAAGGTTCAACGCCAACTCAGTTGCGACCGAAAAGCCGTTTACTAGCCCACAAACGCTATGGTCTCAAGTGTAAATTTAGTCCTGATGCTAA GTATTTGGCAACGACGTCGGCCGATCAAACGGCAAAGTTATGGAGAACTTCAGACTTTACTCTTCATTCTACACTGCAAACGGAAAATCAACGTTGGGTGTGGGATATAGCGTTCAGTGCTGATTCGCAGTACGCAATAACAG CTTCTTCCGACAACACTGCGAGATTGTGGAGTATTGAGACCAGCGAGATAGCTAAAGAATATATTGGTCATCAAAAAGCTGTTACTTCTCTGGCATTTCAAGATGGAACACCGTAA
- the LOC130687423 gene encoding N-acylneuraminate cytidylyltransferase-like isoform X1 encodes MHVAGLILARGGSKGIRLKNLALVKGTPLLLWSLKTMSRCSGFTSMWVSSDHDDILQLAHQNGAQIHRRSAESSSDGASSLDAVNEFLDSHSEVDVVALIQCTSPFVRVAHLNQALAKMTSGCYDSVFSVTRSHSLRWMQLEPNKTEVDAAGEEIRAVNFDPHCRPKRQDWDGDLVENGAFYLSSVQLLRRGLIQGGKISFVEMSAAHSIDIDTAYDLWLAGQQASYFGFEPDGDNGDVNHLQRY; translated from the exons ATGCATGTCGCTGGATTGATTCTGGCCCGCGGAGGCAGTAAAGGCATCCGGCTGAAGAACTTGGCCTTAGTGAAAGGCACGCCACTTCTCCTCTGGTCGCTGAAAACGATGTCCCGATGTAGCG GTTTCACTTCCATGTGGGTATCGTCGGACCACGATGACATCCTGCAATTGGCCCATCAAAACGGAGCGCAGATCCACCGACGATCTGCCGAGTCATCGTCCGATGGGGCATCGTCGCTCGACGCTGTCAACGAGTTTTTAGACAGCCATTCGG AAGTCGACGTGGTGGCGTTGATTCAGTGCACGTCTCCTTTCGTCCGCGTTGCGCACTTGAACCAAGCTCTCGCTAAAATGACGAGCGGATGCTACGATTCCGTCTTCTCCGTCACGCGTTCTCACTCGTTGCGCTGGATGCAACTTGAGCCAAACA AGACGGAGGTGGATGCAGCGGGTGAGGAGATCCGCGCGGTCAACTTTGATCCTCATTGTCGACCCAAAAGGCAAGACTGGGACGGAGATTTGGTAGAGAACGGCGCTTTTTACTTGAGCTCCGTTCAACTTTTGCGACGAGGACTCATCCAGGGTGGAAA GATTTCGTTTGTAGAGATGAGCGCAGCGCACAGTATTGATATCGACACTGCCTACGATTTGTGGCTGGCCGGGCAGCAGGCATCCTATTTCGGCTTTGAGCCTGACGGCGATAATGGCGACGTCAACCATTTGCAACGCTATTAA
- the LOC130687423 gene encoding N-acylneuraminate cytidylyltransferase A-like isoform X2 has translation MHVAGLILARGGSKGIRLKNLALVKGTPLLLWSLKTMSRCSGFTSMWVSSDHDDILQLAHQNGAQIHRRSAESSSDGASSLDAVNEFLDSHSEVDVVALIQCTSPFVRVAHLNQALAKMTSGCYDSVFSVTRSHSLRWMQLEPNKTEVDAAGEEIRAVNFDPHCRPKRQDWDGDLVENGAFYLSSVQLLRRGLIQGGKDERSAQY, from the exons ATGCATGTCGCTGGATTGATTCTGGCCCGCGGAGGCAGTAAAGGCATCCGGCTGAAGAACTTGGCCTTAGTGAAAGGCACGCCACTTCTCCTCTGGTCGCTGAAAACGATGTCCCGATGTAGCG GTTTCACTTCCATGTGGGTATCGTCGGACCACGATGACATCCTGCAATTGGCCCATCAAAACGGAGCGCAGATCCACCGACGATCTGCCGAGTCATCGTCCGATGGGGCATCGTCGCTCGACGCTGTCAACGAGTTTTTAGACAGCCATTCGG AAGTCGACGTGGTGGCGTTGATTCAGTGCACGTCTCCTTTCGTCCGCGTTGCGCACTTGAACCAAGCTCTCGCTAAAATGACGAGCGGATGCTACGATTCCGTCTTCTCCGTCACGCGTTCTCACTCGTTGCGCTGGATGCAACTTGAGCCAAACA AGACGGAGGTGGATGCAGCGGGTGAGGAGATCCGCGCGGTCAACTTTGATCCTCATTGTCGACCCAAAAGGCAAGACTGGGACGGAGATTTGGTAGAGAACGGCGCTTTTTACTTGAGCTCCGTTCAACTTTTGCGACGAGGACTCATCCAGGGTGGAAA AGATGAGCGCAGCGCACAGTATTGA